A window of Besnoitia besnoiti strain Bb-Ger1 chromosome Unknown contig00168, whole genome shotgun sequence contains these coding sequences:
- a CDS encoding cytochrome c oxidase subunit iii subfamily protein (encoded by transcript BESB_031600) translates to MTIMLSALSIVVSSVYLKNQHLYTSCTNIMTFTLVVAFLMLVCTEYLGLSLYINDNAFGNGLFILTGIHFSHVIVGAILVFFTQSIYSSLVTYMPTSSIMLSKSKGMLCKIFTEPFTILYLHFVETMWILIHITFYL, encoded by the coding sequence atgaccatcatgttaagtgcattaagtatagtggtatccagcgtatatttgaaaaaccaacatttgtatacaagctgtacgaatatcatgacattcactttggtagtcgccttcttaatgttagtctgtacggaatacttaggactatctctttatattaatgataatgcatttggtaatggacttttcatcttaactggtatacattttagccatgttattgttggagctatccttgtattcttcactcaaagtatctatagttctttagttacttacatgcctacaagctctataatgctaagcaaatctaaaggtatgttatgcaagatctttacagaaccattcactattttatatctacactttgtagaaaccatgtggatattaatccacattacattctatctctaa